In Planctomycetia bacterium, one DNA window encodes the following:
- a CDS encoding VCBS repeat-containing protein: protein MRRINQAVGASNQRQRSFIGYVILALTGTASCLGTSCFSLPGGGSGFPKTTAWTPRTVNTGAATRPSAIGVFDFDNDSRLDVAVGYQGTAAAEAAVFIFFQDDVESFTAVRIGNGADLAVIRALAIADLDGDGRRDVVAACNGRLVYLHSGADARSEAGWSQSVIAQSDDAAFGQWNDVAIGEIDDAAGPDIVACNETPGRVSWFRSPAANIADGTGWTRVDIAATGRTTATGIALDNFNNDSRLDVISTAPGESAARIAWFANPTDPVAGTWTKHTVGNLPASTRVITADLNVDGRSDVVVINPTGRIVGWYQRPTDATTNWSGFQVTMYTSNTPTDLQTANVDNNAQPDILVSTQIAGTLRWFVPTPGQAQSVGWVENNLRDLTVNAIRIAVGDFDGDGRPDVVAALQGATPAADAVIWYENPEP, encoded by the coding sequence ATGCGGCGCATCAATCAGGCGGTGGGAGCAAGCAATCAAAGGCAGCGATCGTTTATCGGATACGTGATTCTCGCGCTGACCGGCACGGCGTCGTGCCTGGGCACGTCCTGTTTCAGCCTGCCGGGCGGCGGCTCGGGGTTTCCAAAGACGACGGCCTGGACGCCGCGAACCGTGAACACCGGCGCCGCGACGCGGCCCAGCGCCATCGGCGTGTTCGACTTTGATAACGACAGTCGCCTTGATGTTGCCGTCGGCTATCAAGGAACGGCTGCGGCCGAAGCGGCTGTGTTCATCTTCTTTCAGGACGACGTGGAGAGTTTCACCGCGGTGCGCATTGGCAATGGTGCCGATCTCGCCGTGATCCGCGCGCTGGCCATCGCCGATCTCGACGGCGACGGGCGGCGTGATGTGGTGGCGGCCTGCAACGGGCGGCTCGTCTACCTCCATAGCGGGGCCGACGCGCGGAGCGAAGCCGGCTGGTCGCAAAGCGTCATCGCGCAATCCGACGACGCCGCGTTCGGACAGTGGAACGACGTCGCCATCGGCGAGATCGACGACGCCGCCGGTCCGGACATCGTCGCCTGCAACGAAACACCCGGCCGCGTGAGCTGGTTCCGCAGCCCGGCCGCCAACATCGCCGACGGCACAGGCTGGACACGTGTCGATATCGCCGCGACCGGCCGCACCACCGCGACGGGTATCGCGCTGGATAACTTCAACAACGACAGCCGCCTCGATGTCATTTCCACCGCACCGGGCGAATCGGCAGCGCGCATCGCCTGGTTTGCCAATCCCACCGACCCCGTCGCCGGAACCTGGACCAAGCACACCGTCGGCAATCTCCCCGCCAGCACGCGGGTTATCACGGCCGATCTGAACGTCGACGGCCGAAGCGACGTCGTCGTCATCAATCCGACCGGCCGGATCGTCGGCTGGTATCAGCGACCCACGGACGCAACCACCAACTGGAGCGGCTTTCAGGTAACGATGTACACATCCAACACGCCGACGGACCTGCAGACGGCGAACGTCGACAACAACGCGCAGCCGGACATCCTCGTCAGCACGCAGATCGCCGGCACGCTGCGATGGTTCGTGCCGACGCCGGGCCAGGCGCAATCGGTCGGCTGGGTGGAGAACAATCTGCGCGACCTGACGGTCAACGCGATTCGCATCGCAGTCGGGGATTTCGATGGCGACGGCCGGCCCGATGTCGTCGCGGCGCTTCAGGGTGCGACGCCTGCTGCGGACGCGGTTATCTGGTACGAGAATCCGGAACCGTAA
- the serS gene encoding serine--tRNA ligase — protein sequence MLDIKFIRDNLDAVRQAARNKNIQCDLDRLIAVDDRRRALQTEADNLRNQSNELSSQVGLYKNPKSKWFQEALAKGATAEQLQAEGEKIQAQSAVIKQRIKELEEEARTVGEEFRALMLTVPQVPSARTPIGRDAEENVEVRRVGTPRTFEFEPKDHVKLGEALGILDIERGVKLAGTRNYLLRGAGCLLHHAVLRLAMDTIVSRGFEPLTVPILVNDAQMYGTGYYPGGEEQAYRCERDGKSLVGTAEVSLTAMYGDEILDEAMLPVKLAAVSTCFRREAGAAGKDTYGIYRIHFFDKVEQVVLCRADDAESEKHHHEIIANAEAVLTALELPYRVMMVCTGDMGQGKVEMYDIETWMPSRNGYGETHSASRFGEFQARRLNLRYRGGDKKTYFCHTLNNTVIASPRILIPILEQYQNADGSVTVPKVLRPYMGGMERIGP from the coding sequence ATGCTCGATATCAAGTTCATTCGTGATAACCTCGACGCGGTCCGCCAGGCCGCCCGGAACAAGAACATCCAGTGCGATCTGGACCGGCTCATCGCCGTCGATGACCGCCGCCGAGCGCTCCAGACCGAGGCGGACAACCTGCGAAACCAGAGCAACGAGCTGTCCAGCCAGGTCGGGCTGTACAAAAACCCCAAGAGCAAGTGGTTCCAGGAGGCGCTGGCGAAGGGCGCGACGGCCGAGCAGTTGCAGGCAGAGGGGGAGAAGATTCAGGCGCAGTCGGCCGTGATCAAGCAGCGTATCAAGGAGCTGGAGGAGGAGGCGCGAACGGTCGGAGAGGAGTTCCGCGCATTGATGCTGACCGTGCCGCAGGTGCCGTCAGCCAGGACGCCGATCGGCCGGGACGCGGAGGAGAACGTGGAGGTGCGGCGTGTCGGCACGCCGCGAACGTTTGAGTTCGAGCCGAAGGATCATGTGAAACTTGGCGAGGCGCTGGGCATCCTCGACATCGAGCGCGGCGTGAAGCTGGCCGGCACGCGGAATTACCTGCTGCGCGGCGCGGGCTGCCTGTTGCACCATGCCGTCCTGCGGCTGGCGATGGATACAATTGTCTCGCGCGGCTTCGAGCCACTGACCGTGCCCATTCTCGTCAACGACGCCCAGATGTACGGCACCGGCTACTACCCCGGCGGGGAGGAGCAGGCCTATCGCTGCGAGCGCGACGGCAAATCGCTCGTTGGCACGGCCGAGGTCTCGTTGACGGCGATGTACGGCGATGAAATTCTCGACGAGGCGATGCTGCCGGTGAAGCTGGCGGCGGTCAGCACGTGCTTTCGGCGCGAGGCCGGTGCGGCCGGCAAAGACACCTACGGCATCTATCGCATTCACTTTTTCGACAAGGTGGAGCAGGTGGTCTTGTGCCGCGCCGATGACGCCGAGAGTGAGAAACATCATCACGAGATCATCGCCAACGCCGAGGCCGTGTTGACCGCGCTGGAGCTGCCGTATCGCGTGATGATGGTCTGCACCGGTGACATGGGCCAGGGCAAGGTGGAGATGTACGATATCGAGACGTGGATGCCCTCGCGCAACGGCTACGGCGAGACGCACTCGGCCAGCCGCTTCGGCGAGTTCCAGGCCCGGCGGCTGAATCTTCGCTATCGCGGAGGAGACAAAAAGACCTATTTCTGCCACACGCTGAACAACACGGTCATCGCCAGCCCGCGAATTCTCATTCCCATCCTTGAGCAGTACCAGAACGCCGACGGCAGCGTGACCGTGCCGAAAGTCCTTCGGCCGTACATGGGTGGCATGGAGCGAATCGGGCCTTAA
- a CDS encoding sodium/solute symporter (Members of the Solute:Sodium Symporter (SSS), TC 2.A.21 as described in tcdb.org, catalyze solute:Na+ symport. Known solutes for members of the family include sugars, amino acids, nucleosides, inositols, vitamins, urea or anions, depending on the system.) — translation MPELQRQSLSTLDWTSILLYFAIVLAIGAYFSRRSRDAAGYFLAGRHAGWIAVGGALFAANISSEHFVGLAGDGYTSGFAVAQFELFAAVACMVLGWVFVPFYIRAGVFTMPEFLERRYNKPCRTYLTVISLVSYVLTKISVTLYAGSLFLNMLFGWDLYTSSLVLVIVTGVYTVAGGLAAVIYTELIQAFVLIGGAIVLTLAGLNRAGGLSEVIAAVPAGHWSMLKPLGHAYPWPGMIFGLPILGIWYWCTDQYIVQRALGARDVNHARGGALLAGFLKILPMFLLVFPGMIALKLFPGVAPDKSNLIYPMLTTLLPAGVKGLVIAGLFAAMMSSLAACFNSCGTLFTMDLYHPRRPNASQRELVNVGRAVTVVMVGIAIAYVPMMALLGGSQIYQYLQKIQAYISPPIAAVFLLGLFVKRLNGAGALASLLTGFVLGSARLVLELGQAAWEWDLGTGMIHRLVAMNFLHFAILMFVVCAAVLVLVSLAAAPMSNERLRGLTFATTPRDAHAVAIAEGTHRGRRLTIAATVALCAILVALWATFYVVVPIRAGR, via the coding sequence ATGCCGGAACTCCAGCGCCAATCGCTTTCCACGCTCGACTGGACTTCGATCCTCCTCTATTTTGCGATCGTCCTCGCCATCGGCGCCTATTTTTCGCGGCGATCGCGCGATGCTGCGGGTTACTTCCTCGCCGGACGGCACGCCGGATGGATCGCCGTCGGCGGAGCCCTCTTCGCCGCCAACATCTCCTCCGAGCATTTCGTCGGCCTCGCCGGTGACGGCTACACGAGCGGTTTCGCCGTGGCGCAGTTTGAGCTGTTCGCCGCCGTCGCCTGCATGGTGCTGGGCTGGGTCTTCGTGCCGTTCTACATCCGCGCGGGCGTCTTCACCATGCCCGAATTCCTCGAACGCCGCTACAACAAGCCCTGCCGAACCTACCTCACCGTCATCAGCCTCGTCTCCTACGTCCTCACCAAGATCTCCGTCACCCTCTACGCCGGCTCCCTCTTTCTCAATATGCTGTTCGGCTGGGACCTTTACACCTCCAGCCTCGTGCTCGTGATTGTTACCGGTGTCTATACCGTCGCCGGCGGGCTTGCGGCCGTCATTTATACCGAGTTGATTCAGGCGTTTGTACTGATTGGCGGTGCGATCGTCCTCACGCTGGCCGGGCTGAACCGCGCCGGCGGCCTGTCCGAGGTCATCGCCGCCGTCCCGGCCGGGCACTGGTCCATGCTCAAGCCGCTGGGGCACGCCTACCCGTGGCCCGGCATGATCTTCGGCCTGCCGATCCTCGGCATCTGGTATTGGTGCACCGATCAATACATTGTGCAGCGGGCCTTGGGGGCCAGGGACGTGAACCACGCCCGCGGCGGCGCGCTGCTCGCCGGGTTCCTCAAAATCCTGCCGATGTTTCTGCTCGTCTTTCCCGGCATGATCGCGTTGAAGCTCTTTCCCGGCGTCGCGCCCGACAAGTCGAACCTGATCTACCCCATGCTGACCACGCTCCTGCCGGCCGGCGTCAAGGGACTGGTGATCGCCGGCCTCTTTGCCGCGATGATGTCGTCCCTCGCGGCGTGTTTCAACTCCTGCGGCACGCTCTTCACCATGGATCTGTATCACCCGCGCCGGCCCAATGCTTCGCAGCGCGAACTGGTCAACGTCGGCCGCGCCGTCACCGTCGTCATGGTCGGCATCGCCATCGCCTACGTCCCGATGATGGCACTCCTGGGCGGCAGCCAGATTTACCAGTACTTGCAGAAGATTCAGGCGTACATCAGTCCGCCGATCGCGGCCGTGTTTCTGCTGGGGCTGTTCGTCAAGCGGCTGAATGGAGCGGGCGCGCTGGCGTCGCTGTTGACGGGGTTTGTGCTCGGCTCCGCGCGGCTGGTACTCGAGCTGGGGCAGGCCGCGTGGGAATGGGACTTGGGAACGGGCATGATTCACCGGCTCGTGGCGATGAACTTCCTGCATTTTGCGATTCTGATGTTTGTCGTGTGCGCAGCCGTGCTGGTACTGGTCAGTCTCGCCGCCGCGCCGATGAGCAACGAGCGCCTGCGCGGGTTGACGTTCGCGACGACCCCGCGCGACGCCCACGCGGTCGCCATCGCCGAAGGCACGCACCGAGGCCGCCGCCTGACCATCGCCGCGACGGTGGCGCTGTGCGCGATCTTAGTCGCGCTGTGGGCGACGTTTTACGTGGTCGTTCCGATTCGCGCCGGGAGATGA
- the prpB gene encoding methylisocitrate lyase — translation MSSTRTATLRRLINTKTVQMPGAFNALCARAIEKAGFEAVYVSGAGLSNAVYGLPDVGLITMTEAVRHARTICAAVSLPVVVDGDTGFGEAMNAARTVTEMEAAGVAGIHFEDQVLPKKCGHLDGKELIPAPAMAEKLRAACAARSEKDFLIIARTDARGVTSFEDAVDRAKRYLDAGADAIFPEAMTSAEELAKFAAAVKAPLLANMTEYGKTPLLPLAELERLGYRMVIYPQTALRVAFGAITAMLGDLKRAGDQAGWLDRMQTRRELYDLLDYDGLEAIDRAATRDASGS, via the coding sequence ATGAGCAGCACACGCACCGCAACGCTTCGCCGCCTGATCAACACGAAGACCGTGCAAATGCCCGGCGCGTTCAACGCGCTGTGCGCCCGCGCGATCGAAAAGGCCGGCTTCGAAGCCGTGTACGTCTCCGGCGCAGGATTGTCGAACGCCGTCTATGGTCTGCCTGACGTGGGTCTCATTACGATGACCGAGGCGGTCCGCCATGCGAGGACGATCTGCGCCGCCGTGTCGCTGCCGGTCGTGGTCGATGGCGACACGGGCTTCGGTGAGGCGATGAACGCCGCGCGAACCGTGACGGAGATGGAGGCGGCAGGCGTCGCGGGGATTCATTTCGAAGATCAGGTCTTGCCCAAGAAGTGCGGCCACCTGGACGGCAAGGAATTGATCCCGGCGCCGGCGATGGCCGAGAAGCTGCGCGCGGCCTGCGCAGCGCGAAGCGAAAAGGACTTTCTCATCATCGCGCGGACCGACGCCCGCGGGGTCACCTCGTTTGAAGACGCCGTCGATCGCGCGAAGCGATACCTCGACGCCGGGGCCGATGCGATCTTCCCGGAAGCCATGACCAGTGCCGAGGAACTGGCGAAGTTCGCGGCCGCCGTGAAAGCTCCCCTGCTGGCGAACATGACCGAGTACGGCAAGACGCCGCTGCTGCCGCTGGCCGAGCTGGAACGGCTGGGCTATCGGATGGTGATCTATCCGCAAACGGCGCTGCGCGTGGCGTTCGGCGCGATCACGGCCATGCTGGGTGACCTGAAACGTGCGGGTGATCAGGCCGGCTGGCTGGATCGCATGCAAACGCGGCGGGAGCTTTACGATCTGCTTGACTACGACGGGCTGGAAGCGATTGACCGCGCGGCGACGCGCGACGCGTCCGGCTCCTGA
- a CDS encoding aminotransferase class V-fold PLP-dependent enzyme: MIYLDNNSTTRVDAAVQAAMEPFWREQYGNASSLHTMGQAARHAIETAREHVAALIGAKPREIVFTSGGTEADNLAILGALGATAKRHIVTTAVEHVAVHSLCERLATQGHRVTFLPVDSCGRLDLAALEAAIGDETALVSVMHANNETGVIFPVEEVARRCAARGVPLHVDAVQTAGKLPIDVSALGANLLSLSAHKFHGPKGAGALYVGRGVRLRNCQVGGHQERDLRPGTENVAAIVGMGEAARLARERLAAGAMRSVAELRDRLEAGVLASVNFARVIGDRANRTCNTTTIGFTALEAEAVLIALSEQGVCASSGAACSSGSLEPSHVLKAMGIDERIAHGAVRFSLSHETTREEIDRAIEIVAGVTRQLAALGVGS; encoded by the coding sequence ATGATCTACCTGGACAACAATTCGACGACGCGTGTCGACGCGGCCGTGCAGGCGGCGATGGAGCCTTTCTGGCGCGAGCAGTACGGCAACGCCTCCAGCCTGCACACGATGGGCCAGGCGGCGCGACATGCGATCGAAACCGCGCGCGAGCACGTCGCCGCGCTGATCGGCGCGAAACCGCGCGAGATCGTCTTCACCAGCGGCGGCACCGAGGCCGACAACCTCGCCATCCTCGGTGCGCTTGGAGCGACCGCCAAGCGGCACATCGTGACCACCGCCGTGGAGCACGTCGCCGTGCACAGCCTCTGCGAGCGACTGGCGACGCAGGGCCATCGCGTGACGTTTCTGCCGGTGGATTCGTGCGGCCGACTGGACCTGGCGGCGCTGGAGGCCGCGATCGGCGACGAGACGGCCCTGGTCAGCGTGATGCACGCGAACAATGAGACGGGAGTCATTTTTCCGGTTGAGGAGGTGGCCCGGCGGTGCGCGGCGCGGGGCGTGCCGCTGCACGTCGACGCCGTGCAGACGGCCGGGAAGCTGCCGATTGACGTGTCGGCGCTGGGGGCGAACCTGTTGAGCCTGTCGGCGCACAAGTTTCACGGGCCCAAGGGCGCTGGCGCGTTGTACGTCGGTCGCGGCGTGCGACTGCGCAACTGCCAGGTCGGCGGGCACCAGGAGCGCGATCTGCGCCCGGGGACGGAGAACGTCGCCGCGATCGTCGGAATGGGCGAAGCAGCGCGGCTGGCCCGCGAGCGACTCGCCGCCGGCGCGATGCGAAGCGTGGCCGAGCTTCGCGATCGGCTGGAAGCCGGCGTCCTTGCGTCGGTGAACTTCGCACGCGTGATCGGCGATCGCGCAAACCGCACGTGCAACACGACCACGATTGGCTTTACCGCGCTGGAGGCCGAAGCCGTGCTGATTGCCTTAAGTGAGCAAGGCGTGTGTGCGTCGAGCGGCGCGGCGTGCAGCAGCGGATCGCTCGAGCCGTCGCACGTGCTCAAGGCCATGGGCATTGACGAGCGCATCGCTCACGGAGCAGTGCGGTTCAGCCTGTCGCACGAGACCACGCGCGAGGAAATCGACCGCGCGATCGAGATCGTCGCCGGCGTGACCAGGCAACTGGCGGCGCTGGGCGTTGGGTCGTAG
- a CDS encoding threonylcarbamoyl-AMP synthase, which translates to MAAELISLSSEGDPRAAVRRAAKALADGALVAFPTETVYGLAANAANEDAIRRLRAARHDATDQPYTVHVARGEDCDAFVPRMASLGRRFMKKAWPGPLTLVVEVPDPTRAKIYPSLGPAGRAAIFGGGNVGLRCPDHSIATELLEAASVPIVATGANPPGQPAPTDAAVVHRQAGANIDLVLDAGPTRYKKPSSIVAINGDGYRLIRSGVLDERSIKRLANVNILFVCTGNTCRSPMAEGLFKKMIAEKLGCAVGDLPRRGIHIRSAGTMAFGGGGASREAVEVGRRRGFDLTHHAARTVDPELIHSADYIFTMGRHHIDVLRSISPIDGGRALPLDDESDISDPAGGSLDEYERVADRITAALRHRLEEVPL; encoded by the coding sequence ATGGCCGCCGAGTTGATCTCGCTTTCGTCCGAGGGGGACCCGCGTGCCGCGGTCCGCCGCGCCGCCAAAGCCCTGGCCGACGGCGCGCTCGTTGCCTTCCCGACCGAGACGGTTTACGGCCTGGCGGCCAACGCCGCGAACGAAGACGCGATCCGCCGACTGCGCGCCGCGCGGCACGACGCGACGGACCAGCCGTATACGGTGCACGTGGCACGCGGCGAGGATTGTGACGCCTTTGTTCCACGCATGGCTTCCCTGGGTCGCCGGTTCATGAAGAAGGCCTGGCCCGGTCCGCTGACGCTCGTCGTGGAAGTGCCCGATCCCACCCGGGCTAAAATATACCCCAGTCTTGGACCGGCCGGGCGCGCCGCCATCTTCGGCGGAGGAAACGTCGGTCTGCGATGCCCGGACCATTCCATTGCCACCGAATTGCTCGAGGCGGCATCCGTGCCGATCGTCGCGACCGGCGCCAACCCGCCGGGCCAGCCCGCACCGACCGATGCCGCGGTCGTCCATCGCCAGGCCGGCGCGAACATCGACCTCGTTCTCGACGCCGGACCGACCCGCTACAAGAAACCGTCCTCCATTGTCGCGATCAACGGCGACGGCTATCGGCTGATTCGCTCCGGCGTCCTCGACGAGCGATCCATCAAGCGGCTGGCGAACGTGAACATCCTGTTCGTCTGCACCGGCAACACCTGCCGCTCGCCCATGGCCGAGGGATTGTTCAAGAAGATGATCGCCGAAAAGCTCGGCTGCGCCGTCGGCGATCTGCCGCGACGGGGAATTCACATCCGCTCGGCCGGCACCATGGCCTTCGGCGGCGGTGGCGCTTCGCGCGAGGCCGTGGAAGTCGGTCGGCGGCGCGGATTCGACCTGACGCACCACGCCGCGCGAACGGTCGATCCGGAACTGATCCACTCGGCCGACTACATTTTCACGATGGGCCGCCATCACATTGACGTGCTGCGTTCGATCAGCCCGATCGATGGAGGGCGCGCGCTTCCGCTGGATGACGAATCGGACATCAGCGATCCGGCCGGCGGCTCACTTGACGAATACGAGCGCGTCGCGGATAGAATCACGGCGGCGCTGCGCCATCGCCTGGAAGAGGTACCACTATGA
- the rpiB gene encoding ribose 5-phosphate isomerase B, with product MKIALGADHRGFTAKSHIKPVLEELGHTVVDFGTDSTKSMDYPDPAAAAARAVKSGQCDFGILFCGTGIGMSVTANKIHGIRAALCHDELTAEMARRHNNANVLCLPADLVGDALMRRIVEVYLKTPFEGGRHEARISKISDIERTECRSDGAT from the coding sequence ATGAAGATCGCCCTCGGAGCCGACCATCGCGGCTTTACCGCCAAGAGCCACATCAAGCCCGTCCTCGAGGAGCTGGGGCATACTGTTGTCGATTTCGGGACGGATTCAACCAAATCGATGGACTATCCCGACCCCGCCGCCGCCGCCGCCCGCGCGGTCAAGTCGGGCCAGTGCGATTTCGGCATCCTCTTCTGCGGCACCGGCATCGGCATGTCCGTCACCGCCAACAAGATTCACGGCATCCGCGCCGCCCTCTGTCACGACGAGCTGACGGCCGAAATGGCCCGCCGACACAACAACGCCAACGTCCTCTGCCTGCCCGCCGATCTCGTGGGCGACGCGCTCATGCGGCGCATCGTCGAGGTCTATTTGAAAACTCCGTTCGAGGGCGGCCGCCACGAAGCACGAATCAGCAAGATCAGCGACATCGAACGCACCGAATGCCGCTCCGACGGCGCAACGTGA
- the hslU gene encoding ATP-dependent protease ATPase subunit HslU, whose amino-acid sequence MHDLTPRAIVAALDQFIIGQSAAKRAIAVAVRNRWRRLQLPDAMRQEIAPMNILMIGPTGVGKTEIARRMAALVNAPFIKVEATKFTEVGYVGRDVESMIRDLLELAIAMVQKEQSEVVREQAQAQVEERLLDELLPDASGESTATDEEAEARRQRTRDKFRAQLRNGELEEKSIELRVEKKTPPMGMFATTLGPDQIGPEFQDMLERLMPSQQKDRRVSIREARAILFQQECEKLIDRDKVIEMAVQRTENSGIVFIDELDKLCGGRNGHGPDVSRQGVQRDLLPIVEGSTVNTRHGPVKTDHILFVAAGAFHTAKPSDLMPELQGRLPIRVELDELTQADFVRILREPQNALTKQQIALLGTENLTLKFTDDAVEEIAAVASTVNQRTENIGARRLQTIMEKVVEDLSFDAPEMGGKSVTIDGAFVRKRLAEIVKDEDLSKFIL is encoded by the coding sequence ATGCACGATCTGACCCCCCGCGCCATCGTGGCCGCGCTGGATCAATTCATCATCGGCCAGTCCGCCGCGAAACGCGCCATCGCCGTTGCCGTGCGCAACCGCTGGCGGCGCTTGCAGTTGCCCGATGCGATGCGCCAGGAAATTGCGCCGATGAATATTCTCATGATCGGCCCGACCGGCGTCGGCAAGACCGAGATCGCCCGGCGCATGGCGGCCCTGGTCAACGCGCCCTTCATCAAGGTCGAAGCGACCAAGTTCACCGAGGTGGGCTACGTCGGTCGCGACGTCGAGAGCATGATCCGCGATCTGCTCGAGCTGGCCATCGCCATGGTGCAGAAGGAGCAGTCGGAAGTCGTGCGCGAACAGGCGCAGGCCCAGGTCGAGGAGCGTCTGCTGGATGAATTGCTGCCGGACGCATCGGGCGAGTCGACCGCGACGGACGAGGAGGCCGAGGCACGCCGTCAGCGCACGCGTGACAAGTTCCGCGCGCAATTGCGCAACGGCGAGCTGGAGGAGAAATCCATCGAGCTGCGCGTGGAGAAGAAAACCCCGCCCATGGGCATGTTCGCCACGACGCTCGGGCCCGACCAGATCGGCCCCGAGTTTCAGGACATGCTCGAACGGCTGATGCCGTCGCAACAGAAGGACCGCCGCGTGTCGATCCGCGAGGCGCGGGCGATTCTCTTTCAGCAGGAATGCGAGAAGCTCATCGACCGGGACAAGGTCATCGAAATGGCCGTGCAGCGCACCGAGAACTCCGGCATCGTCTTCATCGACGAGCTGGACAAACTGTGCGGCGGTCGCAACGGCCACGGTCCCGATGTCAGCCGGCAGGGCGTTCAGCGCGACCTGCTGCCGATCGTCGAAGGCTCGACGGTCAACACGCGGCACGGACCGGTCAAGACCGATCACATTCTCTTCGTCGCCGCCGGCGCGTTTCACACGGCCAAGCCCAGCGATCTGATGCCCGAATTGCAGGGCCGGCTGCCGATCCGCGTCGAGCTGGACGAGCTGACGCAGGCGGATTTTGTGCGCATTCTGCGCGAGCCGCAGAACGCGCTCACCAAGCAACAAATCGCGCTGTTGGGCACCGAAAACCTGACGCTGAAGTTCACGGATGACGCGGTTGAGGAGATCGCCGCGGTCGCCAGCACTGTGAACCAGCGCACCGAGAACATCGGGGCACGGCGGTTGCAGACAATCATGGAGAAAGTCGTCGAGGACCTGTCGTTCGATGCGCCGGAAATGGGCGGGAAGTCGGTCACCATCGACGGCGCCTTCGTCCGCAAACGCCTCGCCGAAATCGTCAAGGACGAAGACCTTAGCAAGTTCATTCTTTGA
- a CDS encoding alpha/beta fold hydrolase encodes MPLATLAFTICLLLTGDTPKPQTVSFKTSDGITIEADYYAPKPADNSAELKSGDAKADDKTGEKPVASADARNVAKHPVAILIHMYPADRTSWAPLVPKLHDAGFAVLAYDIRGKGGSSGGADSKLARQYADRDESLFADAWKDCEAAKKWLTARPECDTTRLVCIGASIGCSISIQYGAKDKDVKAVVCLSPGTNYFGVDSVAHIKKLMPRDALLIAPEGEYAAVTKLIQASGDKAVGGMFPGGRERHGTNLFAPDYRRSGEIMDAIIEFVTKATKK; translated from the coding sequence ATGCCCCTCGCCACGCTCGCATTCACGATCTGCCTGTTGCTGACCGGCGACACACCGAAACCGCAAACCGTCTCGTTCAAGACCTCCGACGGGATCACGATTGAGGCGGACTACTACGCGCCCAAGCCGGCCGACAATTCGGCGGAGCTTAAGTCCGGCGATGCGAAAGCGGACGACAAGACCGGCGAGAAGCCTGTCGCGTCCGCCGATGCCAGGAACGTGGCAAAGCACCCCGTCGCCATCCTCATTCACATGTACCCCGCCGACCGCACAAGCTGGGCGCCGCTCGTGCCGAAGCTGCACGATGCCGGGTTCGCCGTATTGGCCTACGACATTCGCGGCAAGGGCGGCAGCAGCGGCGGGGCCGACAGCAAGCTCGCCCGCCAGTACGCCGACCGCGACGAATCCCTCTTCGCCGATGCCTGGAAGGATTGCGAGGCCGCCAAGAAGTGGCTGACCGCACGGCCGGAATGCGACACGACGCGCCTGGTCTGCATCGGCGCGAGCATCGGATGCAGCATTTCGATTCAGTATGGCGCGAAGGACAAAGATGTGAAAGCGGTGGTGTGCCTGTCGCCCGGCACGAACTACTTCGGCGTCGATTCCGTCGCGCACATCAAGAAGCTCATGCCGCGCGATGCACTGCTGATTGCGCCCGAGGGCGAGTACGCCGCCGTCACGAAACTCATTCAGGCATCCGGCGACAAGGCCGTGGGCGGCATGTTCCCAGGCGGGCGCGAGCGCCACGGCACGAACCTGTTTGCGCCCGACTACCGCCGCAGTGGCGAAATCATGGATGCCATCATCGAGTTTGTTACCAAGGCAACGAAAAAATAA